The window CTTTCTTGAATCACCTCAGGGTTTACAAAAGGCCGAACACCATCATGAATGGCGACAAGTCCTTCATTTTCTGTAATAGAATTCAATCCATTTCTTACAGACTGAAACCTACTATTTCCTCCAGAAACCAGGTTATGGGGTATGAAAAATTTATACTGAACACAGAGGTCTTTCCAAAGTGAAAAATCCTTTTCAGGAATGACAAGAATTAATTCTGCTTTGGGTTCAGCTTCGAAAAATCGCGATAATGTATGCATTAATATGGGTTTGCCACCAATTTCTAAATATTGCTTTGGCATAGGTGCTCCCATTCTTGTTCCACTGCCTCCCGCAACTATAATTGCATACTTTTTCATAATGTTTTTGAGATCTATTTTGAGTAGCAAGTTGGGGAAATTATAAAAATAAAAAAAGGCTCACGAGGAGCCTTTCTGTTATTATAAGATTAACATTGCATCTCCATAAGAGAAGAAGCGATATTTCTCTTTGATTGCTTCTTTATAAGCTTTCATGATCAAATCATAACCACCAAAAGCCGATGCTGTCATCAGCAAAGTTGATTCTGGCAAATGAAAGTTAGTAATAAGTGTATTAGCGATTTTAAAATCATATGGAGGAATGATAAACTTGTCAGTCCATCCGCTGCTAACTTTCAGCCTATTATTAGCTGTCACAGATGACTCTATGGTTTTCAAAACTGTGGTACCAACTGCTACTACTCTTTTTTTATTATCCAAAGATTCATTGACTAGATCAACTGTCTTTTGCGGAATATCATAATTCTCAGAATCCATTTTATGTTTGGTCAAATCCTCAACATCAACCTGACGAAATGTTCCCAAACCTACATGAAGCGTTATTGGAGAAACTTCTACTCCTTTCAATTCCAATCTTCGCAACAAGTGAGGCGTAAAATGCAAGCCTGCTGTTGGAGCAGCTACTGCACCAACATGCTCAGCAAAAATTGTTTGATATCTTTCTCTGTCTTCAGGCTCAACTTTTCTATCAATGAATTCTTTCAAGATAGGCGTTTCTCCTAATGTATCAATGGTTTTGTAGAATTCCTCTTCCGAGCCATCAAACAAAAACCTGATTGTCCTTCCTCTTGAAGTAGTGTTGTCAATAACTTCTGCTACCAAATCACTATCTCCAAAGTATAGCTTATTTCCTACTCGGATTTTTCTAGCTGGATCGACCAACACGTCCCAAAGCTTCAATTCTTGATTCAACTCTCTTAAAAGGAAAACTTCGATTTTGGCACCTGTTTTTTCTTTATTTCCGTAAAGTCTAGCAGGAAAAACTTTGGTATTGTTCATCACAAAAACATCACCTTCACCAAAATAATCGGTAATATCCTTGAAGAGTCGGTGTTCAATTTCACCTGTTTTTCTGTGGACTACCATCAGACGAGATTCATCTCTATTATCTGCTGGATGTAAGGCTATGAGCTTTTTTGGGACTTCGAATTTAAAATCGGATAACTTCATATGGAATGAATGTAGTATGCTTAAGATTAATTTTACAATAGATTGTAAAAAGTGCAAAGATAACAAGAAAAATCACGAAATCTACCTATATTGTCAATTAGTTTTTAACCCTCAATTATTACTGTGAAAGTACTCAAACTCATTTGGGAAAGTGTGAGATTCGCTTTTCAAGCATTAAGAGCCAATTTAACAAGAACGATTTTATCTCTACTAGGCGTGACAGTTGGCATATTTGCAATCATTGCTGTGTTCACTTTAGTGGATTCTTTGGAAAAAAACATTAAGTCTAGTTTAAGCTTCTTAGGAAGCAATGTCATGACCGTTGATAAATTTGACTATTCAGCTGGAGGTGGACCCGATTTTCCATGGTGGGTTTACTTCAGAAGACCAAATAATTCTTATTCAGAATACCTATTCTTAAAGGACAATCTTAGAAATTCAGCAGGAACAACACTTTTTGCAGATGCTAATACAACAGTCCAATTTGGAAATAATAGCTTTAGCGGTAGCAACGTCAAAGGAGTGACTTTTTCTTACAAAGATGTATATGATGTACCGATTGGTGCTGGAAGGTTTTTCACTGAAATTGAAATTTCTGGCGCTCGAAATGTCGTGATTATCGGCACTAAGATCGCTCAGACCCTCTTTCCAAACCAAGATCCACTCGGGAAAGAAATGAAAATCAGAGGTCAAAAATTCTTTGTAATAGGAACATTCGAAGAAGAAGGGGAAGCGCTTTTTGATACTCCCACAAAAGATGAAGCTTGCATGATTCCTTTCGGAGCATTTTCAAAAATATATAATGTGGGAAGATATGGCTTAGGACCAAGTATTGCCATGAAAGGTTTGGATGATGACACTGGAATGATTGCTTTAGAAAATGAAGTCACTGGCTTGTTAAGAGCCAAAAGAGGATTAAAACCAACTCAGGACAGTAATTTTTCACTCAACAAATCTGAGTTTATCATGAATACCATCGGTTCGATTTTCGATGTTATCAGTGGTGCAGGATGGGTAATTGGCGGATTTTCTATCTTAGTTGGAGGCTTTGGAATCGCTAACATCATGTTCGTTTCGGTAAAAGAGAGAACGAATATCATTGGAATTCAAAAATCCCTTGGAGCAAAGAATTATTTCATATTATATCAATTCCTTTTTGAGGCTATGTTCCTCAGTTTGATTGGAGGAATCACTGGAATTATTTTAGTCTACCTAATCACATTTGTTCAACTTGGCTCTTTAGAGTTAACACTGTCCATTAAAAATATCATTCTTGGACTTGGCGTTTCATCAGTAATAGGGATTGTTTCGGGAATAGTACCCGCCACATTGGCAGCAAGACTTGACCCTGTAGAAGCAATTCGATCAGCTTGATTTGAAATTAATCAAGCTGATCGAATCACAGACTTACCAGCCAATATTAAAATTCATATTGTTTAATTGATAGATTGTAAATCCAGTTGAAATACCTAGAATTATTCCCAATGAAATTAAGGGTCGAAATTTAGACACTTTTACTTCTTCCATTCTGCTGTAAGGAATTTCAAACAATCCTAAATTGTTAGATTCCCTATTTACATTGTTGTCAACAATTAATTTAACCAAGATTCCCTCATCATAAACCTCTTTAACTACTACTTTGAATTCTTTCTGATTTTTTGTTAAAATTTGATACTTTTTGTTTTTCTCAAACATTTCTGAGGTGATTTTTTTTTCAAAATCCTTTGATTTGCTTTCTTCAATTTTGGTGAAAGTAAAACAAGAACTAAAGCAAATTAAACATATGCCGAATTCGGTAATTTTTTTTATTAGATTTTTCATAGGTTCTGGGGTCTAATAAGATAATAAATTTAAAAAAATCGCCAAATTATAATCTAATAACCCCCTCTAAAAATTATCCTTAAATATTTAAAAATCAATACTTTAAAATCAATAAAAAAGGGAATTTGATCTAGTCAAACTCCCTTTTTTTTGTGCAGAAAATTAAAATCTATTCTTTCTCAATTTCTACTTTCAAAGCTTCGCCATTTAAACCGGCTCTATCTTTGATTTTCTTTTCTAATTCTTCCATCAACTCCGGATTGTCTAAAAGCAAGGATTTAACTGCATCTCTACCTTGTCCAAGCTTATTTCCTTCGTAAGAGAACCAAGATCCTGCTTTTTTGATGATTTCAAATTCAACTCCAAGGTCGATAATTTCTCCTACTTTAGATATCCCTTGACCATACATGATGTCAAACTCGACCACTTTGAACGGTGGTGCTACTTTGTTTTTCACCACCTTTACTTTAGTTCTGTTTCCAAGAATATTGTCAGCTGATTCTTTGATTTGACCAATCCTCCTAATGTCCAACCTTACCGAAGCATAGAACTTCAAGGCATTACCACCAGTAGTTGTCTCAGGACTACCAAACATAACCCCTATTTTATCTCTAAGCTGATTAATAAATACACAAGCACAGCCAGTTTTATTTATTGCGCCTGTGAGCTTTCTTAATGCTTGAGACATCAATCTAGCTTGTAAACCCATTTTACTATCACCCATATCGCCTTCCAATTCACCTTTTGGCACCAAGGCAGCTACAGAGTCAATTACAATAATATCAATTGCACCAGAGCGAATCAAATGCTCAGCAATCTCCAACGCCTGCTCACCATTGTCAGGCTGAGATATCAATAAATTTTCCGTATCTATACCAAGCTTTTCTGCATAAGCTTTATCAAAAGCATGCTCTGCGTCAATGAACGCAGCCAAACCTCCAGCTTTTTGAGCTTCAGCTATACAATGCATAGTCAATGTGGTTTTACCAGAAGACTCAGGTCCATAAATCTCCGTCACTCTTCCTCTTGGAATTCCACCAATACCTAGTGCCATATCTAAGCCTAATGAACCAGTAGAAATCGCAGGGATATCCTGAACTTTATTATCACTAAGCTTCATCACTGTCCCTTTTCCATAGGTTTTTTCCAATTTATCTATGGTCAATTGAAGTGCTTTAAGTTTTTCTGTATTTGCGCTCATATTTCTTTATTATTAATTATCTAATTTGAATTTGTGAAAATAATAATTGATACTTGGAGATTCAAATGATTGAACACTCTATCGAGGTATTGCGTATGTATTTGCTGCGTAGAAAATCAACTTATATTTTATTCCTCGTAAATATTGGAATAAGATTTGAAAAGATTTATTCTGAAACCTTAAGTTAATGAAAAATCAGCTATTAAAGTCAGTAATTGTCGCAATTTTTTCATGCATAACAGCAATAAGCAGTTTTGCTCAGCAAAAAAATACTGCCTTCAAAAATGGAGAGGAACTTACTTTTAAAGTTAGCTATGGTTTTCTTGATGCCGCTGAAGCCAAGATGAAAATCAATCCTTATGTAAATACAATTAAAAGCCGACCAGTATATCGTATTGATGTAACTGGAGAAACTTTGGGTCTTTTCAAACTTTTTAAAGTAAACGATACATGGGGAAGCTATTTAGATACAGTGAAAATAATTCCTCATCAATCTTACCGATTTATTGAAGAAGGGAAATACAGAAAAAATGAAAGAGTAGTTTTTGACCATGACCAGGGGAAAGCCATGATGCGTCTCTATGATAGAGAGAATAAAAAAATTGTAGAAACTAAAAGTTATGATGTACCAAAAAATGTTCAAGATATAGTTAGCGGATTTTATTATCTAAGAACGATGGACATGAAAAAATTCAAAAAAGGTGACATTATCACGCTAACTGGTTTTTTTGATAAAGAAATATATAACCTAAAATTAATATTCGAGGGAAAAGAAAGGCTTTCCACCCAAGTTGGAGACTTTGAAACATTCGTTTTAACTCCAATTATGCCCTCTAACAAACTTTTCAGAGGAGAGCACCCTGTGACTATATGGGTTTCTGATGATCAGAACAAAATCCCTTTGAAAATAAAAGCTAGGCTTATGGTTGGTGCGCTCAACATGGACATTACTAAAGCCACTGGTTTACGTAATAATTAATTTATCCTGAGATAACATTTTCATAATATTAAAGTCGATTATTAAAAATTTTTATTGTATTTGTGTGAAGCAAATAATTAAAAGTGATTTTATCTTAGGTCTTTTTTTAAATTAGCATCACGATAGCTTAATAAACCTGTTGTCAAAAATGAGCGAAAAACAAAAAGTCAAGGTTTTAGTAGTAGATGACGAGCCAGATATTGTTGAAATTCTTTCTTACAATCTCAATAAAGAGGGTTATGAAGTAGCCTCCGCAGAAGACGGGATTAAAGGCGTAAAACTAGCCGCCAAATTTCAACCAGATGTCATCTTGCTAGATATCATGATGCCGAACCAAGATGGTGTTGAAACTTGTAGGCAAATCAGAGAAAATCCAGATTTAAAAAATACTTTTATTATATTTTTAACTGCTCGCTCGGAAGAATATTCTGAAGTTGCGGCTTTTGATGTAGGGGCAGACGATTATATCACGAAACCTATCAAGCCTAGGGCTTTAATGAGTAGAATTGCTGCGCTTTTCAGAAGAGAATCCAAAAAAGAACAAGAACTCACCCAAATCAAAATCAAGGACCTTACGATTGATAGAACTAGCTACACTATCGACAAAAGCGGTAAAACAATCATCCTTCCAAAAAAAGAATTTGAACTCTTGTATTTCCTTGCAAAAAACCCTAATATGGTATTTAGTAGAGATGAACTTTTACAAAATATTTGGGGAGCAGATGTTTTTGTCTTAGCAAGAACCGTTGATGTCCACATTAGAAAAGTGAGAGAAAAAATTGGTGACGATTACATCACTACTGTAAAAGGAGTAGGATATAAATTCGAACTGAACTGATTTTAAACACATGTTTACCACATCACGGGGTATTTCTCTAATTTTAGCAATAGCTATTTCTGCCCTGACTGTGGCTTTTTTGTTTTTGATGGATGAAGCTACGGCTACTTTATTGTTAGTAGCTGGGGGAATTTCCTTTTCAGTTTCTTATATTTTGATGAACATCACACTGGAATTTTTAATCTTCAAGGAGATAAGTAATATCTACACAGTTTTAGAAAAAATACAAAAAAAAGATCTTTCTACCATCGCAGATAAGTCCACTAAGACTTCAATCTCACCTCTTCGAAAAATCAATAAGACTATCAATTCCTACGCACTTTCAAAAAATAAGGAGATTGAAACCCTACAAAAAAATGCAGAATTTAGACGGGAGTTTATTGCGGATATTTCACACGAACTGAAGACTCCTATTTTTGCCGCACAGGGATTTATTCACACGCTACTTGATGGTGCAGTAGATGATGAAGAAGTTAGATACAAATTTCTCAAGAGAGCGGCCAAAAGTCTAAATTCGCTTGACAAACTTGTTCAAGATCTTTTGACACTAAACCAAATGGAGAGTGGAGTGATTAAATTTCATTTTGAGAAATTTGATCTAAAGGATGTCCTTCTTGAAGTGATAGATGAATTGGAACACAAAGCTGAAAAGAGAGATGTTTTGATCAGGTTTTACTATGACAAAGAAAAGTCTTTCTTAACCAATGCTGATAGAGATAAAATCTTCCGTGTTTGTCAAAACCTTATTTCGAATGCCATCAAGTATAATCATGAAGGTGGAGAAGTGGAGGTTCGCTTAAATTCAAATAAAAACCAACAAACTGTCGATGTGAAAGACAATGGAAAAGGTATCCCTCCTGAGGACTTGAAGCGAATATTTGAAAGATTCTATAGAGTAGACAAAAGCAGATCAAGAGAAAAGGGAGGCACAGGACTTGGATTGGCTATCGTAAAACACATCTTAGAAGCTCATAAGAGCAAAATTTCTGTAAGCAGCACATTAGGAAAAGGTTCTGTATTTAGTTTTTCACTAGCAGCTGAGAAGTAATTTTTTTTCTAAAACCTTCCTTAGTAATCAAAAATTTTACCATGTAGTATCTTTCAACTTTGGAAACGCACGAATCACATCAGACAAGCTTAATTGTCCCACAAGCTTTTCATCTTTCATTACTGGAAATCTTCTAATTTTTTTATCCAAAAACAATTGAGCTGCATCAAAAAGACTTAAATCCGGCTTCAGGGTTATCACATCTTTTGTCATATGTTCAGCTACTGTACCTGGGAATTTAGGAGTATTGGAGTATTTCCCTTTGATGATCTCTTTGAGACAATCAACTTCTGATATTATCCCTACTAAATGTCCACTTTGATCTACTACAGCAGCACCTGAAATTTTCCTTTTAGTTAATAATTCTAAAACATGATCAATGGTATCTTCTGGATAAAAAGTCACCAAATTCGTTGACATGTGATCCTGAACTAAAATTGGTGCTGCTGCCTTTTTTGATTCTACTACTCTTACTCCTTGAAAACTTTTTACCATCTTGATTTTGAGTTAAATGTGAGTTTAAAAATAGCTAAAATAAATTACCATTCAAAACATTAATTTGGAAAAAATACAAAATTCAATGATTTCAATATTTATATCTCCATATTTCAGAATTATAAAAAAGTATTGACTCTAAAGAACTTTATTAAATTCTGAAAGCACCTTCTCATCTAAGGTCAAAACTTTATTAGACGTATCGATATTTTGAGACAAATTAAGGTCATTTGATGTGTAAATTGACTTTGAGTTTCTATAACTCTTGCAACTTGCATGCACTTCTAATAAACGCTTTGAAGGTTTCAATTTTTCAACATCTGAAGGTTTCAAACCTCCTCCAGGCATTACAATAATTCGGTCTTGAGCCAATTTAAGTAATTCAGAAATTATTTTTAACCCTTCTGAAACTGAATTCCGCATTCCTGAAGTCAATATTCGCTTGAACCCACAATCAATAATCTCTTCTAATGCCATAAATGGATTTGAACAGACATCAAAAGCACGGTGAAAAGTACAGGGTTTTCCCCTAGATTCTTTAATCAAAACTTCGCAAGCCCTTTTATCAATATTCCCCTTCTCATCTAAAACACCAAAAACAAAACCATCAGCACCGTAAGAAGATAATATTTGAATATCTCTACGCATCACTTCTATTTCTTCCTCGGTATATACAAAATCTCCTCCTCTAGGTCTGATCATGACAAAGATTGGAGTCTTCATTTTTTCTTTCAGGAAAGCCAATGCTCCAACACTTGGTGTAACTCCACCTTCTCCAAAATCAGAACACAACTCTAAACGATCTACACCAAATCGATTTGCTAAAAGTGCAGCCTCAATAGTAAATACGGGCACTTCCAAAAGTATCTTTGTCATTGGATCACAACTTATACTTAGAATCTATCAAATCGCTACCATCAGCCTGATGCCTTGCAAAATTAAAGCCTTGTCGAACAGAATAAGCACCATACTCCCCGTCTTTATTGATAGCTAAAAAACCAGCCTGGATATCATCTATATTTTTGTTTTTGGCTATCAATCTTCTTACTGCTTCTTCACATGCTTCTTGAGGACTTCTTCCTTGACGCATCAGTTCGACGATCAAAAAACTTCCGCAAATTCGAATAATTGATTCTCCCAATCCTGTAGCTGTAGCGGCACCTACTTCATCATCTACAAATAGACCAGCCCCAATTATTGGACTATCGCCTACCCTGCCATGCATTTTATAAGCTAGACCTGAAGTAGTACAAGAACCTGCTAATTTCCCATCGGCTCCCAATGCAATCATGCCAATAGTATCATGATTTTCAATGTTGATAATTGGCTTGTATTCAGATGATTTTTTCCACTCATTATAAAGTGCTTCTGCTTTTGGGCTAAGCACTTCTTCTTCAATTGGAAAACCTTGTTCCATGGCAAATTGTAGTGCACCTTGCCCTGCAAGCATTACATGTGGCGTCTCTTCCATCACCTTTCTAGCAAGTGATATTGGATGTTTGACTTTTCTGACAAAGGCCACAGTACCGCAGGAACCATCACCTTTCATTATGGAAGCGTCTAAAGTCGCATAACCTTCTCTATCTGGTAAACCTTGCAACCCTACGGAAAGATTGGTCAAATCTAACTCGGTCACCTTCACACCTTGTTCAACCGCCTCTACCAAATCCCCTGTTTTAGATAAAATATCCCATGCCACATCATTTGCAGCCATTCCATGTTCCCAAGTAGAAAGGATCAAAGGCTTAAAATGCTCCCCAAGTTTTTTCTCGCTTCCACATGCACTACCTAAAACTCCTGGCAATAATAAAGATGTAGATAAAAAGGATTTTTTTAGAAATGATCTTCTGTTTGTCATGTAAGAACTGTTAGAATTGAGAAAGTATTTGATTTTCGGTATTTACTCTCAATATTCTAAAAAAAAACAAAAAGTTAATGTCCACGCAGCATATTTTTGACGAAATAAAAAAAGCCACCCTTACGAGTAGCTTTATATGTTTCATTTTAAGTCCTATTTATATACTTCCAGAAACTCTG is drawn from Belliella baltica DSM 15883 and contains these coding sequences:
- the recA gene encoding recombinase RecA produces the protein MSANTEKLKALQLTIDKLEKTYGKGTVMKLSDNKVQDIPAISTGSLGLDMALGIGGIPRGRVTEIYGPESSGKTTLTMHCIAEAQKAGGLAAFIDAEHAFDKAYAEKLGIDTENLLISQPDNGEQALEIAEHLIRSGAIDIIVIDSVAALVPKGELEGDMGDSKMGLQARLMSQALRKLTGAINKTGCACVFINQLRDKIGVMFGSPETTTGGNALKFYASVRLDIRRIGQIKESADNILGNRTKVKVVKNKVAPPFKVVEFDIMYGQGISKVGEIIDLGVEFEIIKKAGSWFSYEGNKLGQGRDAVKSLLLDNPELMEELEKKIKDRAGLNGEALKVEIEKE
- a CDS encoding 2-C-methyl-D-erythritol 4-phosphate cytidylyltransferase codes for the protein MKKYAIIVAGGSGTRMGAPMPKQYLEIGGKPILMHTLSRFFEAEPKAELILVIPEKDFSLWKDLCVQYKFFIPHNLVSGGNSRFQSVRNGLNSITENEGLVAIHDGVRPFVNPEVIQESFEVAKEKGSAIAVVALKDSIRRLTDDGKSVYQERQYFRLVQTPQTFQIRKIKKAFDVTELHTFTDDATVYEHQGWQVSLIAGNLENIKITTPEDMAYAAYLFK
- a CDS encoding isoaspartyl peptidase/L-asparaginase family protein, with amino-acid sequence MTNRRSFLKKSFLSTSLLLPGVLGSACGSEKKLGEHFKPLILSTWEHGMAANDVAWDILSKTGDLVEAVEQGVKVTELDLTNLSVGLQGLPDREGYATLDASIMKGDGSCGTVAFVRKVKHPISLARKVMEETPHVMLAGQGALQFAMEQGFPIEEEVLSPKAEALYNEWKKSSEYKPIINIENHDTIGMIALGADGKLAGSCTTSGLAYKMHGRVGDSPIIGAGLFVDDEVGAATATGLGESIIRICGSFLIVELMRQGRSPQEACEEAVRRLIAKNKNIDDIQAGFLAINKDGEYGAYSVRQGFNFARHQADGSDLIDSKYKL
- a CDS encoding sensor histidine kinase → MFTTSRGISLILAIAISALTVAFLFLMDEATATLLLVAGGISFSVSYILMNITLEFLIFKEISNIYTVLEKIQKKDLSTIADKSTKTSISPLRKINKTINSYALSKNKEIETLQKNAEFRREFIADISHELKTPIFAAQGFIHTLLDGAVDDEEVRYKFLKRAAKSLNSLDKLVQDLLTLNQMESGVIKFHFEKFDLKDVLLEVIDELEHKAEKRDVLIRFYYDKEKSFLTNADRDKIFRVCQNLISNAIKYNHEGGEVEVRLNSNKNQQTVDVKDNGKGIPPEDLKRIFERFYRVDKSRSREKGGTGLGLAIVKHILEAHKSKISVSSTLGKGSVFSFSLAAEK
- a CDS encoding ABC transporter permease, which gives rise to MKVLKLIWESVRFAFQALRANLTRTILSLLGVTVGIFAIIAVFTLVDSLEKNIKSSLSFLGSNVMTVDKFDYSAGGGPDFPWWVYFRRPNNSYSEYLFLKDNLRNSAGTTLFADANTTVQFGNNSFSGSNVKGVTFSYKDVYDVPIGAGRFFTEIEISGARNVVIIGTKIAQTLFPNQDPLGKEMKIRGQKFFVIGTFEEEGEALFDTPTKDEACMIPFGAFSKIYNVGRYGLGPSIAMKGLDDDTGMIALENEVTGLLRAKRGLKPTQDSNFSLNKSEFIMNTIGSIFDVISGAGWVIGGFSILVGGFGIANIMFVSVKERTNIIGIQKSLGAKNYFILYQFLFEAMFLSLIGGITGIILVYLITFVQLGSLELTLSIKNIILGLGVSSVIGIVSGIVPATLAARLDPVEAIRSA
- a CDS encoding response regulator transcription factor, which gives rise to MSEKQKVKVLVVDDEPDIVEILSYNLNKEGYEVASAEDGIKGVKLAAKFQPDVILLDIMMPNQDGVETCRQIRENPDLKNTFIIFLTARSEEYSEVAAFDVGADDYITKPIKPRALMSRIAALFRRESKKEQELTQIKIKDLTIDRTSYTIDKSGKTIILPKKEFELLYFLAKNPNMVFSRDELLQNIWGADVFVLARTVDVHIRKVREKIGDDYITTVKGVGYKFELN
- a CDS encoding copper homeostasis protein CutC, with protein sequence MTKILLEVPVFTIEAALLANRFGVDRLELCSDFGEGGVTPSVGALAFLKEKMKTPIFVMIRPRGGDFVYTEEEIEVMRRDIQILSSYGADGFVFGVLDEKGNIDKRACEVLIKESRGKPCTFHRAFDVCSNPFMALEEIIDCGFKRILTSGMRNSVSEGLKIISELLKLAQDRIIVMPGGGLKPSDVEKLKPSKRLLEVHASCKSYRNSKSIYTSNDLNLSQNIDTSNKVLTLDEKVLSEFNKVL
- a CDS encoding CBS domain-containing protein translates to MVKSFQGVRVVESKKAAAPILVQDHMSTNLVTFYPEDTIDHVLELLTKRKISGAAVVDQSGHLVGIISEVDCLKEIIKGKYSNTPKFPGTVAEHMTKDVITLKPDLSLFDAAQLFLDKKIRRFPVMKDEKLVGQLSLSDVIRAFPKLKDTTW
- the queA gene encoding tRNA preQ1(34) S-adenosylmethionine ribosyltransferase-isomerase QueA — encoded protein: MKLSDFKFEVPKKLIALHPADNRDESRLMVVHRKTGEIEHRLFKDITDYFGEGDVFVMNNTKVFPARLYGNKEKTGAKIEVFLLRELNQELKLWDVLVDPARKIRVGNKLYFGDSDLVAEVIDNTTSRGRTIRFLFDGSEEEFYKTIDTLGETPILKEFIDRKVEPEDRERYQTIFAEHVGAVAAPTAGLHFTPHLLRRLELKGVEVSPITLHVGLGTFRQVDVEDLTKHKMDSENYDIPQKTVDLVNESLDNKKRVVAVGTTVLKTIESSVTANNRLKVSSGWTDKFIIPPYDFKIANTLITNFHLPESTLLMTASAFGGYDLIMKAYKEAIKEKYRFFSYGDAMLIL
- a CDS encoding DUF3108 domain-containing protein — translated: MKNQLLKSVIVAIFSCITAISSFAQQKNTAFKNGEELTFKVSYGFLDAAEAKMKINPYVNTIKSRPVYRIDVTGETLGLFKLFKVNDTWGSYLDTVKIIPHQSYRFIEEGKYRKNERVVFDHDQGKAMMRLYDRENKKIVETKSYDVPKNVQDIVSGFYYLRTMDMKKFKKGDIITLTGFFDKEIYNLKLIFEGKERLSTQVGDFETFVLTPIMPSNKLFRGEHPVTIWVSDDQNKIPLKIKARLMVGALNMDITKATGLRNN